The Dehalogenimonas sp. THU2 genome has a window encoding:
- the ychF gene encoding redox-regulated ATPase YchF, whose product MALSIGIIGLSQSGRTTIFQAATGGGAASRPGEAAHVGIAKVPDARIDKLCGMFKPQKTTFAEVKYMDLGASVKSLAQSGVGGEALRELSNMDELINVVRAFEDDSVPHPQLTVNAGRDIEAMNLELTFSDLAILERRLGRIEQSLKSAKALERPKFLAEQELLGRLKAELEKDVPLRDVALDADEEKAISGYQFLSAKPLLIVVNIGEEDLSRAVELEKEFSGKFSGKGCRVIAMCGKLEAELATMDDESAAEFRSDYGLSETGLARTVRASYELLDLISFFTVGPDEVRAWSITAGTPAQQAAGKIHSDIERGFIRAEVVAYEDLIRLGTMAEAKKQGVLRLEGKTYIVKDGDIAHFLFNI is encoded by the coding sequence ATGGCTCTTTCCATCGGCATCATCGGCCTCTCCCAGAGCGGCCGAACCACCATTTTTCAGGCAGCCACCGGCGGCGGCGCGGCATCGCGGCCCGGTGAAGCTGCCCATGTCGGCATCGCCAAGGTGCCGGACGCCCGCATCGACAAGCTTTGCGGCATGTTCAAGCCTCAGAAGACCACCTTTGCTGAGGTAAAGTACATGGACCTCGGCGCGTCGGTTAAAAGCCTGGCCCAGTCCGGCGTCGGCGGTGAGGCGCTTCGGGAGTTGTCCAACATGGACGAACTGATCAACGTCGTTCGCGCCTTTGAGGATGATTCCGTGCCCCACCCCCAGCTTACAGTCAACGCCGGCCGTGACATCGAGGCCATGAACCTGGAGCTGACCTTTTCCGACCTCGCGATTCTCGAACGCCGCCTCGGCCGCATCGAGCAGTCGCTTAAGAGCGCCAAAGCCCTCGAGCGCCCCAAGTTCCTCGCCGAACAGGAGCTTTTAGGCCGGCTCAAGGCGGAATTGGAAAAGGACGTGCCGCTGCGCGACGTCGCTTTGGACGCCGATGAAGAAAAGGCTATCTCCGGTTACCAGTTCCTGTCCGCCAAACCGCTACTGATCGTGGTCAACATCGGCGAGGAAGACCTGTCCCGCGCTGTCGAACTTGAGAAAGAATTTTCCGGGAAATTCTCCGGCAAGGGTTGCCGCGTCATCGCCATGTGCGGCAAGCTGGAGGCGGAACTGGCCACCATGGACGATGAGTCCGCCGCGGAGTTTCGCTCCGACTACGGCCTGTCGGAGACAGGCTTGGCCCGCACCGTCCGCGCCTCTTATGAGCTGTTAGACCTCATCTCTTTCTTTACCGTCGGCCCTGACGAGGTCCGGGCCTGGAGCATCACCGCCGGCACCCCGGCCCAACAGGCGGCGGGTAAGATCCACTCGGATATCGAGCGCGGTTTCATCCGCGCCGAGGTTGTCGCCTATGAGGACCTCATCCGCCTGGGTACCATGGCCGAGGCCAAGAAACAGGGTGTGTTACGTCTGGAAGGCAAAACCTATATCGTCAAGGATGGTGACATCGCCCACTTCCTGTTCAACATTTAA
- a CDS encoding formate dehydrogenase accessory protein FdhE produces MGKLDYKRCRAELKRYETEQPQAGALTGLSNSILDIQESVRASLGPAPAVSAEAMSNMNAGVPAMGGKSPVMPGGIFRPAAEKLAAVFTNTAGAAFPLDRILALPQLQGDDVSAVADDLLGGQLDLDALAEGSGFNAETIALFLHSLFVPFFEREAEPYSQAVLDREIKWTSGICPVCGAPPRYAVYYDDKGYRKLYCGLCRTQWPYPRHKCPVCENLKGTALRIMTLGEDQAHMAEACESCKSYIKATDERKLLRECLPVIEDVVTAAIDIAATKEGYSRAA; encoded by the coding sequence GTGGGAAAGCTGGACTATAAGCGCTGCCGCGCTGAGCTTAAGCGCTACGAGACCGAGCAACCCCAGGCGGGCGCGCTCACAGGCCTCAGTAATTCGATACTGGATATCCAGGAGTCGGTCCGAGCAAGTCTCGGGCCGGCTCCTGCCGTCTCCGCCGAGGCCATGAGCAACATGAATGCGGGAGTCCCGGCGATGGGCGGTAAGAGCCCGGTCATGCCGGGGGGCATCTTCCGGCCGGCCGCTGAGAAGCTGGCCGCGGTATTCACCAACACCGCCGGGGCCGCTTTCCCCCTGGATCGCATCCTGGCGCTGCCACAGCTCCAGGGAGACGATGTCTCCGCGGTGGCCGACGATCTGCTGGGAGGCCAATTGGATCTCGACGCCCTGGCTGAAGGCAGCGGCTTCAACGCCGAAACCATAGCTCTGTTCCTGCACAGCCTTTTCGTGCCGTTTTTCGAGCGGGAAGCCGAGCCCTACTCCCAGGCAGTCCTGGACCGGGAGATTAAATGGACCAGCGGCATCTGCCCCGTCTGCGGCGCTCCGCCGCGGTACGCGGTTTACTATGATGATAAAGGCTATCGGAAGCTATATTGCGGTCTCTGCCGCACCCAATGGCCTTACCCCCGCCACAAATGCCCGGTCTGCGAAAACCTGAAGGGCACCGCTTTGCGGATAATGACCCTCGGTGAAGACCAGGCACACATGGCAGAAGCCTGCGAATCCTGTAAGTCTTATATCAAGGCGACCGATGAGCGAAAGCTGTTGCGTGAATGTCTGCCGGTAATCGAGGACGTTGTCACAGCAGCGATCGATATCGCAGCCACGAAGGAAGGCTACAGCCGGGCCGCGTAA
- the fdnG gene encoding formate dehydrogenase-N subunit alpha: MKSQVTRRDFLKASGGVAGLFATTGLFRGPLAESAVPVDDRPRWVKETYTICPYDASGCGFLCYTDSAGRLVNIEGDPNHPVNQGGACSKGASMSQLHNNPRRLQKVKYRAPGASDWVEKDWDWAITEIAKRIKKTRDENWIETNAKGNKVKRTEALAMVGASPFDNEECQLLVKMLRALGIVYMETQARLUHSSTVASLAESFGRGAMTNHWTDVANSDVILVIGANPAENHPASFKHIERAMERGAKLISIDPRFTRSSAKADIFAQMRSGSDIAVIGALINHVIKDIEARPDNYNLTYIKEYTNAPTLVNPAFQGPAELDGLFSGYNPTTRSYNKATWSYQLDAAGVPIKDKTLQDPNCVFQLLKKHYSRYTPAKVNEIAGIPESKFQEIADVVTTAGPRDKSMTIMYAMGATQHTYGTQIIRAYGILQFLLGNVGVSGGGINALRGEANVQGATDYCLLFHILPGYLPMMVDTDVDLAAYNTRTAVVKKDPKSLNWWSNRPKYIASMLKTWFGEKGTTANNFGMDWLPRIDVGANHSWIPLFKNMFAGKIKGLMVWGMNPVVCGPNNTQTIQALEKLDWMMVSDLWEIETATFWKRPGANPASINTEVFQLPAAASMEKEGSVSNSSRWMQWRYKAVEPPGDAMADLDMINLLMLKLREMYAAEGGPSPEAILNMDWNYGTHVDPQQVAKENNGYDLKTGKLMANFVGLLADGTTSCGNWIYSGSYSETLGNLSERRDLADGPFNIGLNAKWAWSWPLNRRIIYNRASVDLDGQPWNPRLPVVRWNNDTKVWEGDIIDGGSGPINQGGWLPFIMLAEGVGNVFGPGLVDGPFPEHYEPWESPVANAMSGQADNPTFKIWEGDLDVKGTIANFPIACTTFRLVEHWQSGAMTRNLPWLVEMAPKPFVEVSEELAREKGIEQGDMVKLSSARGSIELNAMITKRLKPFNLAGKTVHQVAMPWHWGWAGLSTGASANTLSPNAGDANTMIPESKAFLVQIERIGSGDLPKITGRATPIEPLVIRRGS, from the coding sequence ATGAAGTCTCAAGTCACTCGTAGGGACTTTCTGAAGGCCAGTGGCGGTGTCGCCGGACTTTTCGCCACCACCGGTCTCTTCAGGGGTCCACTGGCCGAGTCAGCCGTTCCGGTTGACGACCGCCCCCGCTGGGTCAAGGAAACCTACACCATCTGCCCCTACGACGCATCGGGATGCGGCTTCCTGTGTTACACCGATTCCGCGGGCCGCCTGGTCAACATCGAAGGCGATCCCAATCATCCGGTGAACCAGGGCGGCGCCTGCTCCAAAGGCGCTTCCATGTCCCAGCTCCACAACAACCCGCGCCGCCTGCAAAAGGTCAAGTACAGGGCTCCGGGCGCCTCCGACTGGGTGGAGAAGGACTGGGATTGGGCGATCACCGAGATCGCCAAGCGGATCAAGAAGACCCGCGACGAGAACTGGATCGAGACCAACGCCAAAGGCAACAAGGTGAAACGCACCGAAGCCCTGGCCATGGTCGGCGCTTCACCCTTCGATAACGAAGAATGCCAGTTGCTGGTCAAGATGCTCAGGGCTCTTGGCATCGTCTATATGGAGACACAAGCCCGCCTCTGACATTCCTCCACTGTCGCCAGTTTGGCGGAATCGTTTGGACGCGGCGCAATGACCAACCACTGGACCGATGTGGCTAATTCCGATGTCATCCTGGTCATCGGTGCCAACCCGGCCGAAAATCATCCGGCCTCATTCAAGCACATCGAACGGGCTATGGAACGGGGTGCCAAGCTCATCTCCATCGACCCCCGGTTCACCCGCTCCTCAGCCAAGGCAGATATCTTTGCCCAGATGCGCTCTGGCTCCGACATCGCGGTCATCGGCGCGCTCATCAACCATGTCATCAAGGATATCGAAGCACGGCCGGACAACTACAACCTCACCTACATCAAGGAATACACCAACGCCCCGACCCTGGTGAACCCCGCGTTCCAGGGGCCTGCGGAACTGGACGGTCTGTTCAGCGGTTACAACCCGACGACCCGCAGCTACAACAAGGCCACCTGGTCGTATCAACTGGACGCAGCCGGTGTGCCGATCAAGGACAAGACGCTTCAGGACCCCAACTGCGTCTTCCAGCTCCTCAAAAAGCACTACTCACGCTACACCCCGGCCAAGGTCAACGAGATTGCCGGTATCCCGGAATCTAAATTCCAGGAGATCGCCGACGTAGTGACCACCGCCGGTCCCAGAGACAAGTCCATGACCATCATGTACGCCATGGGCGCCACTCAGCATACCTACGGCACTCAAATCATCCGCGCCTATGGCATCCTGCAGTTCCTGCTGGGTAACGTCGGCGTATCCGGCGGCGGCATCAACGCCCTCCGCGGCGAGGCTAACGTCCAGGGCGCCACCGACTACTGCCTGCTCTTCCACATCCTGCCGGGCTACCTGCCGATGATGGTCGATACCGATGTCGACCTGGCCGCCTACAACACCCGCACCGCAGTGGTTAAAAAAGATCCCAAGAGTTTGAACTGGTGGAGCAACCGGCCGAAGTATATCGCCAGCATGCTCAAGACCTGGTTTGGTGAGAAGGGCACGACGGCAAACAACTTCGGCATGGACTGGCTGCCCAGGATCGATGTCGGCGCCAACCACTCCTGGATCCCCCTCTTCAAGAATATGTTCGCAGGTAAGATCAAAGGCCTGATGGTCTGGGGTATGAACCCGGTGGTGTGCGGTCCCAACAACACTCAAACCATCCAGGCTTTGGAAAAGCTTGACTGGATGATGGTTTCCGACCTCTGGGAGATCGAGACCGCCACCTTCTGGAAACGCCCCGGCGCCAATCCGGCCAGCATCAACACCGAAGTCTTCCAGTTGCCGGCTGCCGCGTCCATGGAAAAAGAAGGCTCGGTATCCAACTCCAGCCGCTGGATGCAGTGGCGTTACAAGGCGGTTGAACCGCCCGGAGACGCCATGGCCGACCTGGATATGATCAATCTCCTCATGCTCAAACTGCGTGAAATGTATGCTGCCGAGGGCGGTCCCAGCCCTGAAGCCATCCTGAATATGGATTGGAACTACGGCACCCATGTCGACCCGCAGCAGGTAGCCAAAGAGAACAACGGCTATGACTTGAAAACCGGTAAACTGATGGCCAACTTCGTCGGTCTTCTAGCTGACGGGACTACATCCTGCGGTAACTGGATCTATTCCGGCAGTTACAGTGAAACACTGGGCAACTTGTCGGAGCGACGCGACCTGGCCGACGGGCCCTTCAATATCGGCCTTAACGCCAAGTGGGCCTGGTCCTGGCCGCTCAACCGCCGCATCATCTACAACCGCGCTTCGGTCGACCTGGACGGTCAACCATGGAACCCGCGACTGCCGGTCGTTCGCTGGAACAACGACACCAAGGTTTGGGAAGGCGACATCATCGATGGCGGCTCCGGTCCGATCAACCAGGGTGGTTGGCTGCCATTCATCATGCTGGCCGAGGGCGTGGGTAATGTGTTCGGTCCCGGCCTGGTAGACGGTCCCTTCCCGGAGCACTACGAACCCTGGGAGAGCCCGGTAGCGAACGCCATGAGTGGCCAGGCGGATAACCCCACCTTCAAGATCTGGGAAGGCGACCTGGATGTCAAGGGCACGATCGCCAACTTCCCCATCGCCTGCACGACCTTCCGGCTGGTAGAGCACTGGCAGTCCGGCGCTATGACCCGCAACCTGCCGTGGCTGGTGGAAATGGCGCCCAAACCCTTCGTGGAAGTCAGTGAAGAACTGGCTCGTGAGAAGGGTATCGAACAGGGCGATATGGTCAAGCTCAGCTCCGCCCGCGGCAGCATCGAGCTCAATGCCATGATCACCAAACGGCTCAAGCCGTTCAACCTGGCTGGCAAGACCGTCCACCAGGTAGCCATGCCATGGCACTGGGGCTGGGCTGGTCTGTCCACCGGCGCCAGCGCCAATACCCTGTCGCCCAACGCCGGCGACGCCAACACCATGATCCCGGAATCCAAAGCCTTCCTCGTACAGATTGAGCGGATAGGCAGCGGAGACCTGCCGAAGATCACCGGCCGGGCGACTCCCATCGAGCCGCTGGTCATCCGAAGGGGGAGCTAG
- the nrfD gene encoding NrfD/PsrC family molybdoenzyme membrane anchor subunit, which translates to MNNRNVPLFSFWGVVQILLGLGAIGVVVAKLVWGLGAVTNLSDNWPWGLWVAFDVGVYIASAAGGFVLAALVYVFKIEAFRPLVKPAILIATLGYTIGALGIAVDLGRSPLIVHPLWMWQPSSIMFEVAWCVMMYLTVLYFEFSPNVFERFGLKNAAKIQHAVVIPLVIFGILLSFLHQSSLGALFLITPDQQALWHLPLMGYLFVISAMSLGLSVLTFFSVIIAKSWKLTLRLDLLPKVMSIAAFILAFYLGLRFFDMARSGSFSAFAFDEFGLLFLAEVGLGMIVPIILIAMKGVRESRSGLLWSSGLIIMGLMLNRINTLVISHAPARVGSYVPTVWEFIFTLGLIAGAMYAFRLAAKYLPLFSEQKAGLPESVARTNPEVVPA; encoded by the coding sequence GTGAACAACAGAAACGTACCCCTGTTTAGTTTCTGGGGCGTTGTCCAGATCCTCCTTGGTCTCGGCGCCATCGGCGTCGTGGTGGCCAAGCTGGTCTGGGGCCTCGGAGCGGTCACCAACCTTTCCGATAACTGGCCGTGGGGCCTGTGGGTCGCCTTCGACGTCGGCGTTTACATCGCCAGCGCAGCCGGCGGTTTCGTCCTGGCCGCCCTGGTTTATGTCTTCAAGATCGAGGCTTTCCGGCCGCTGGTCAAACCAGCGATCCTCATCGCCACCCTGGGCTACACCATCGGCGCCCTGGGTATCGCCGTGGATCTCGGCCGCAGCCCGCTCATCGTCCATCCGCTGTGGATGTGGCAGCCCTCCTCCATCATGTTCGAAGTGGCCTGGTGCGTCATGATGTACCTGACGGTCCTTTACTTCGAATTCAGCCCCAACGTCTTCGAGCGCTTCGGCCTCAAGAACGCCGCCAAGATACAGCACGCCGTGGTTATCCCGCTGGTTATCTTCGGCATCCTCCTGTCCTTCCTGCACCAGTCATCACTGGGCGCCCTGTTCCTGATCACTCCCGATCAGCAGGCACTGTGGCATCTGCCGCTCATGGGCTACCTCTTTGTTATCTCCGCCATGTCGCTGGGCCTTTCAGTGCTGACCTTCTTCAGCGTCATCATCGCCAAGTCCTGGAAACTGACGCTGCGGCTGGATCTCCTGCCCAAGGTCATGTCTATCGCCGCCTTTATACTGGCCTTCTACCTAGGCTTGCGCTTCTTCGACATGGCACGTTCAGGAAGTTTCTCAGCCTTCGCCTTCGATGAATTCGGTCTGCTCTTCCTGGCCGAGGTCGGCCTGGGCATGATCGTACCGATCATCCTCATCGCTATGAAAGGCGTCCGGGAGTCCCGTTCCGGCCTTTTGTGGAGCTCCGGGCTGATCATCATGGGGCTAATGCTCAACCGCATCAATACCCTGGTGATCTCGCATGCCCCGGCCCGGGTCGGCAGCTATGTCCCCACGGTGTGGGAATTCATCTTCACCCTGGGTCTGATCGCCGGAGCGATGTACGCCTTCCGTCTGGCCGCGAAATACCTGCCGCTCTTCTCCGAGCAGAAGGCCGGCCTGCCTGAATCAGTGGCCAGAACCAATCCTGAGGTTGTACCGGCCTAG
- a CDS encoding DNA internalization-related competence protein ComEC/Rec2 gives MALIVLSLAWVLGVWLGSHLAPSPLWFLAAAVPLLFFGLCRWRGRLVVVCLAIVLLSGGALFFQSSRSDIDESHIGWYVGDTVFTIEGTVSRMPEEKEKSQALRLADITIGTGDGMRDVSGAVLVYVSPFPEYHYGDRITVTGKLLDPPVFDTFDWRAYLVRDEVFATVLYPSVMAVELGHGNPILSAIYSLRERLADGLAAALPEPHASLAQGLTLGIRSNIASDVKESFAISGTSHLLAISGLHLGIIAGAVLIFARGLLGRRGYWYVWLAMAAIWGFVILSGLAPPVVRGAIMASVFLLAEFFGRQKSALPALCLAAAVMVAANPQVLWSASFQMSFAAMAGLVFLLPPLTQVVRRLTARFPGEGSRFHGIVYIICEGFAVTAAAVAGVLPLIAYYFGSVSLVGGIATLTAMPVVPLVIFGALLTGTAGIINPILAVPFAAITWLGLAYLLVVVEFFARVPALSVVNFDSALVWGCYALLTVATWGLNRWQRRQDALDSLKPVKLGFSWKLAVPSMVLVVVLASTGLIAPVDHRLQVSFLDVGQGDAIYIRTPAGQDILIDGGPSPQRLAQELGKKMPFWNRTIELVVSTHADADHLTGLVEALERWDVKQIVHPGVPSDTDLYSEWQRLIDEKSIPETAVSAGQNIRLAGGLEFEVLNPFDGNRDTNAASLVMSLKYDDLSFLFTGDLPVEGELELIYRRLVPDSTVLKVAHHGSGGSSSVAFLSVARPELAVIPVGKNNYGHPTPEVVAALGSWCIDGGIYRTDTSGTVTFITDGRVLWLESD, from the coding sequence TTGGCGCTGATCGTCCTGTCGCTTGCCTGGGTCCTGGGCGTCTGGCTGGGTTCACACCTGGCGCCCTCGCCTTTATGGTTCCTGGCCGCGGCGGTGCCTTTGCTCTTTTTCGGTTTGTGCCGCTGGCGCGGTAGATTGGTTGTGGTTTGCCTGGCGATCGTTCTGCTGTCTGGCGGTGCGCTGTTCTTTCAATCAAGCCGGTCCGATATCGATGAATCCCATATCGGCTGGTATGTCGGTGACACCGTGTTCACCATCGAAGGCACCGTCAGCCGCATGCCGGAAGAAAAAGAAAAATCTCAGGCGTTAAGGCTGGCTGATATCACCATCGGGACGGGTGATGGCATGCGCGATGTTTCCGGAGCTGTGTTGGTTTATGTATCGCCTTTTCCCGAGTATCATTATGGTGATCGCATCACCGTAACCGGCAAGCTGCTCGATCCCCCGGTCTTCGACACCTTTGACTGGCGCGCTTACCTAGTCCGCGACGAGGTTTTCGCTACCGTGCTTTATCCTTCGGTCATGGCGGTCGAACTGGGACATGGCAACCCGATCTTATCCGCCATCTATTCTTTGCGTGAGAGGCTGGCGGACGGATTGGCCGCCGCACTGCCGGAACCCCACGCCTCCCTGGCCCAGGGGCTGACTCTCGGCATCCGCTCCAACATTGCCAGCGACGTAAAGGAGAGCTTTGCCATCTCCGGCACATCGCACTTGCTGGCCATATCCGGACTTCATCTGGGTATCATCGCCGGGGCGGTGCTCATCTTTGCGCGCGGGCTTTTAGGGCGCCGCGGCTACTGGTATGTCTGGCTGGCTATGGCGGCCATCTGGGGATTCGTTATCTTATCGGGACTCGCACCGCCGGTAGTCCGCGGCGCCATCATGGCTTCTGTATTCCTGTTGGCCGAGTTTTTCGGGAGACAGAAATCGGCCTTGCCCGCGTTGTGTTTGGCAGCAGCGGTTATGGTGGCGGCCAACCCCCAGGTGCTGTGGTCGGCCTCGTTCCAGATGAGTTTTGCCGCCATGGCCGGACTGGTCTTTCTTCTTCCCCCGCTGACGCAGGTGGTACGACGTCTGACCGCCCGTTTCCCCGGTGAGGGCAGCCGTTTCCATGGCATCGTTTACATAATATGCGAAGGCTTCGCGGTGACTGCCGCGGCGGTAGCGGGAGTATTACCCCTCATCGCCTATTACTTTGGCAGCGTATCCCTGGTGGGTGGCATCGCCACCCTGACCGCTATGCCAGTGGTGCCGCTCGTTATCTTCGGTGCCTTGCTTACCGGGACTGCCGGAATCATCAACCCCATACTGGCCGTGCCCTTCGCCGCCATAACCTGGCTGGGGCTGGCTTACCTGCTGGTGGTGGTCGAGTTTTTCGCCCGGGTGCCAGCGCTTTCTGTGGTTAATTTTGATTCGGCGCTGGTGTGGGGTTGCTACGCATTATTAACGGTCGCTACATGGGGATTGAACCGCTGGCAGCGGCGGCAGGACGCGTTAGATTCGTTGAAACCGGTCAAGCTGGGGTTTTCGTGGAAATTGGCCGTGCCGTCGATGGTGCTGGTGGTTGTACTGGCGTCGACAGGTCTGATTGCCCCCGTTGATCATCGGCTTCAGGTGAGTTTCCTGGATGTCGGCCAGGGAGACGCCATCTACATCCGCACCCCAGCCGGTCAGGACATTCTCATCGATGGCGGCCCGTCACCGCAACGACTGGCGCAGGAACTGGGAAAGAAGATGCCATTCTGGAACCGCACTATCGAGCTGGTGGTGTCCACCCATGCCGACGCCGATCATCTGACCGGTCTGGTCGAAGCCCTCGAACGCTGGGATGTGAAGCAGATCGTGCATCCCGGTGTGCCGTCCGATACCGATCTCTATAGTGAGTGGCAGCGGCTTATCGATGAGAAATCGATACCGGAGACCGCGGTGTCGGCGGGGCAGAACATCCGGCTCGCCGGCGGGCTGGAATTTGAAGTACTAAATCCCTTTGATGGTAACCGCGACACCAATGCCGCGTCATTGGTCATGAGTCTGAAGTACGATGACCTGTCTTTCCTGTTCACCGGTGACTTGCCGGTGGAGGGTGAGCTGGAACTTATCTATCGCCGCCTGGTACCGGATTCGACGGTGCTGAAGGTGGCGCATCACGGCTCCGGCGGTTCCAGTTCCGTTGCTTTCCTGTCGGTCGCCCGGCCGGAACTGGCGGTGATTCCGGTTGGGAAGAATAACTACGGTCACCCCACACCTGAGGTGGTCGCGGCGCTTGGATCCTGGTGCATCGACGGGGGCATCTATCGCACCGATACCTCGGGCACCGTCACCTTTATCACCGATGGCCGGGTATTATGGCTTGAGTCAGATTAA
- a CDS encoding 4Fe-4S dicluster domain-containing protein, which produces MAKGLLIDTVKCTGCRGCQAACKQWNLNPGVETVFSPTLTNPVETNAYTFVHVEFFEKEKANGDLGWHMVSKRCMHCINPACVSVCPVGALQKLENGPVVWEEGRCIGCRYCQNACPFDIPKYTWYDQDGKSDPWPKIAKCTLCWDRQATGTPSAEPACAKTCPPDAIRFGEREELLAIAKNRIQKSPDKYFNHIYGENEVGGTQVMFISAVSPQDIGFPEVETEAYPDFTWEFLSKIPYEVAALGAVLVGTYAFRSMRMKGSGAGDSKTSTKGGVH; this is translated from the coding sequence ATGGCTAAAGGACTTTTAATCGATACCGTCAAGTGCACCGGTTGCCGGGGTTGCCAGGCAGCCTGCAAACAGTGGAACTTGAACCCGGGTGTTGAAACCGTGTTCAGCCCCACTCTGACCAACCCGGTGGAGACCAACGCTTACACCTTTGTCCATGTCGAATTCTTCGAGAAGGAGAAGGCGAACGGTGATCTCGGCTGGCACATGGTTTCCAAGAGATGTATGCATTGCATCAACCCAGCCTGCGTATCCGTATGCCCGGTAGGGGCGTTGCAAAAATTGGAAAACGGTCCGGTTGTCTGGGAAGAGGGCCGCTGCATCGGCTGCCGCTACTGCCAGAACGCCTGCCCGTTCGACATCCCCAAGTACACCTGGTACGACCAGGATGGCAAATCCGATCCCTGGCCAAAGATCGCCAAGTGCACCCTGTGCTGGGATCGGCAGGCGACCGGAACCCCCTCCGCGGAACCGGCCTGCGCCAAGACCTGCCCGCCCGACGCCATCCGTTTCGGCGAGCGTGAAGAACTCCTGGCTATCGCCAAGAACCGTATTCAGAAGAGTCCGGACAAATACTTTAATCACATCTACGGCGAGAATGAGGTCGGCGGTACCCAGGTGATGTTCATCTCCGCTGTATCTCCGCAGGACATCGGCTTTCCCGAAGTGGAAACGGAAGCTTACCCGGATTTCACCTGGGAATTCCTGTCCAAGATCCCGTACGAAGTGGCGGCACTGGGCGCCGTACTGGTGGGCACCTACGCCTTCCGGTCCATGCGCATGAAAGGCAGTGGCGCCGGCGATAGTAAAACTTCAACAAAAGGAGGCGTTCATTAG
- a CDS encoding ComEA family DNA-binding protein → MSSRLRHLTAAVFLLPTLLLSACADSTLVEIYTPTTQSPPFATVAIEGAVNLPGVYPMKSGDTVEDLLQAAGGATGGSSITLIVGGSTAVPQRVNLNTADLWLLVALPGVGESRASAIIDYRISHGPFVNILELTKVQGFGQATFDALKDLITVSG, encoded by the coding sequence ATGTCTTCACGTCTGCGACACTTAACGGCGGCTGTTTTCCTATTACCGACGCTATTATTAAGCGCCTGCGCCGACAGTACATTGGTCGAGATCTACACCCCAACCACCCAGTCCCCGCCCTTCGCCACCGTAGCTATCGAAGGCGCGGTCAACCTGCCCGGCGTCTATCCGATGAAGTCCGGTGACACCGTCGAAGACCTTCTCCAGGCTGCCGGCGGCGCTACAGGCGGCTCATCGATAACACTGATCGTTGGCGGCAGTACCGCAGTTCCCCAGAGAGTGAATCTGAACACTGCCGATCTATGGCTTCTCGTAGCCTTGCCAGGAGTCGGGGAATCCAGGGCATCGGCCATCATCGACTACCGCATCAGCCATGGTCCGTTCGTCAATATACTTGAACTGACTAAGGTGCAGGGTTTCGGCCAGGCGACGTTCGACGCACTTAAAGACTTGATCACGGTGTCGGGCTAG